From a region of the Enterobacter cancerogenus genome:
- a CDS encoding flavodoxin, translating to MAEVGIFVGTMYGNSLLVAEEAEAILVNQGHKATVYEDSELDDWKKYQDKYILVVTSTTGQGDLPDSIAPLYQGIKDRLGYQPDVHYGIIALGDSSYANFCGGGKQFDALLQEQSAQRVGEMLLIDAGEHPEPESESNPWVEHWATLLS from the coding sequence ATGGCTGAAGTAGGCATTTTTGTCGGCACAATGTACGGCAACTCGCTGCTGGTAGCAGAAGAGGCAGAGGCAATCCTTGTGAATCAGGGCCATAAGGCCACGGTGTACGAAGATTCTGAGCTGGATGACTGGAAGAAGTACCAGGATAAATACATCCTCGTCGTGACGTCGACAACCGGGCAGGGCGATCTGCCGGACAGCATCGCTCCGCTTTACCAGGGCATTAAAGATCGGCTTGGTTATCAGCCCGACGTTCACTACGGCATCATTGCTTTAGGTGACAGTTCGTACGCCAATTTCTGCGGCGGCGGTAAACAGTTCGATGCGCTCCTGCAGGAACAGAGCGCCCAGCGCGTCGGTGAGATGCTGCTGATTGATGCGGGTGAACACCCGGAGCCAGAAAGCGAATCAAACCCGTGGGTTGAGCACTGGGCCACACTTCTCAGCTAA
- a CDS encoding enolase C-terminal domain-like protein — protein MTTQSTPVVTEMKVIPVAGQDSMLLNIGGAHNAWFTRNIVVLTDSAGNTGVGEAPGGEVIYQTLVDAIPQVVGHEVARLNNVVQRVHKGNQSADFDTFGKGAWTFELRVNAVAALEAALLDLLGKALNVPVCELLGPGKQRDAVTVLGYLFYIGDREKTDLPYLSRSPGSHEWYHLRHQEALSSEAVVRLAEAAQDRYGFKDFKLKGGVLPGEQEIDTARALKKRFPDARITVDPNGAWLLDEAIALCKGLGDVLTYAEDPCGAEQGFSGREVMAEFRRATGLPVATNMIATNWREMGHAVMLNAVDIPLADPHFWTLSGAVRVAQLCDDWGLTWGCHSNNHFDISLAMFTHVGAAAPGNPTAIDTHWIWQEGEARLTKNPLEIKNGNITVPDAPGLGVELDWDQIHKAHEAYKKLPGGARNDAGPMQYLIPGWTFDRKRPVFGRH, from the coding sequence ATGACAACCCAATCAACCCCTGTCGTTACTGAGATGAAGGTCATTCCGGTGGCCGGGCAGGACAGTATGCTGCTCAATATCGGCGGCGCGCATAACGCCTGGTTCACCCGCAACATCGTGGTGCTTACCGATAGCGCCGGGAATACGGGCGTCGGTGAAGCGCCGGGAGGTGAGGTCATTTACCAGACGCTGGTCGATGCCATCCCGCAGGTTGTTGGTCATGAAGTGGCTCGTCTGAACAACGTGGTTCAGCGGGTGCACAAGGGCAACCAGTCGGCGGATTTCGACACCTTCGGCAAGGGGGCCTGGACCTTTGAGCTGCGCGTTAACGCGGTGGCCGCGCTGGAAGCGGCCCTGCTCGATCTGCTGGGCAAAGCGCTAAACGTGCCGGTCTGCGAACTGTTAGGGCCGGGCAAACAGCGCGACGCGGTGACGGTGCTCGGTTACCTGTTTTACATCGGCGATCGTGAAAAAACCGACCTGCCTTATCTGTCGCGTTCGCCGGGCAGCCATGAATGGTATCACCTGCGCCACCAGGAGGCGCTCTCCAGCGAGGCGGTGGTCCGCCTGGCCGAAGCGGCGCAGGATCGCTACGGGTTTAAAGATTTCAAGCTGAAAGGTGGGGTATTGCCCGGTGAGCAGGAAATTGACACCGCCCGCGCGCTGAAGAAACGCTTCCCGGATGCGCGTATCACCGTTGATCCGAACGGGGCATGGCTGCTGGATGAGGCCATCGCTCTGTGTAAAGGGCTGGGTGATGTGCTGACCTACGCAGAAGACCCTTGTGGTGCCGAGCAGGGCTTCTCCGGGCGCGAAGTGATGGCGGAGTTCCGCCGCGCCACCGGGCTGCCGGTCGCCACCAACATGATTGCCACCAACTGGCGCGAAATGGGCCACGCGGTGATGCTCAATGCGGTCGATATCCCCTTAGCCGACCCGCACTTCTGGACGCTCTCTGGTGCGGTCCGCGTGGCGCAGCTTTGCGACGACTGGGGCCTGACCTGGGGCTGCCACTCCAATAACCATTTCGATATTTCGCTGGCGATGTTCACCCACGTTGGCGCAGCGGCACCGGGTAACCCGACCGCGATTGATACCCACTGGATTTGGCAGGAAGGGGAAGCCCGCCTGACCAAAAATCCGCTGGAAATCAAAAATGGCAACATTACCGTACCGGATGCGCCAGGTTTGGGCGTCGAGCTTGACTGGGATCAGATCCACAAAGCGCATGAGGCGTATAAAAAACTGCCGGGCGGCGCGCGCAACGACGCAGGCCCGATGCAGTACCTGATCCCCGGCTGGACATTTGACCGCAAGCGCCCGGTATTTGGACGTCACTGA
- the barA gene encoding two-component sensor histidine kinase BarA: protein MTNYSLRARMMILILAPTVLIGLLLSIFFVVHRYNDLQRQLEDAGASIIEPLAVSSEYGMNLQNRESIGQLISVLHRRHSEIVRAISVYDEHNRLFVTSNFHLDPAELKIPDGSPFPRHLTVLRRGDIMILRTPIISESYSPDESALSDAKSSSNMLGYVALELDLKSVRLQQYKEIFISGLMMLFCIGIALIFGWRLMRDVTGPIRNMVNTVDRIRRGQLDSRVEGFMLGELDMLKNGINSMAMSLAAYHEEMQHNVDQATSDLRETLEQMEIQNVELDLAKKRAQEAARIKSEFLANMSHELRTPLNGVIGFTRLTLKSELNPTQRDHLHTIERSANNLLTIINDVLDFSKLEAGKLILESIPFPLRSTLDEVVTLLAHSSHDKGLELTLNIKNDVPDNVIGDPLRLQQVITNLVGNAIKFTESGNIDILVEKRALSNNKVQIEVQIRDTGIGIPERDQSRLFQAFRQADASISRRHGGTGLGLVITQKLVKEMGGDISFHSQPNKGSTFWFHINLDLNPNVLTDGPITDCLKGMRLAYVEPNAAAAQCTLDVLSTTPLEVIYSPTFSALAVEHYDILLMGIPVTFTGELTMQQERLAKAAAMTDYLLLALPCHAQINAEELKNDGAAACLLKPLTATRLLPALTEYCRLSNQPLPLVNDEHKLPMTVMAVDDNPANLKLIGVLLEDQVQHVELCDSGAQAVEQAKQMQFDLILMDIQMPGMDGIRACELIRQLPHQQQTPVIAVTAHAMAGQKEKLLSAGMNDYLAKPIDEEKLHSLLLRYKPGHIGGTYTFSAEPAEISVNQNATFDWQLALRQAAGKPDLAREMLQMLVAFLPEIRNKVEEQLVGENPDGLLEAIHKLHGSCGYSGVPRLKNLCQLLEQQLRAGTPESELEPEFLELLDEMDNVTREAMKLLGN from the coding sequence ATGACCAACTACAGCCTGCGTGCGCGCATGATGATTTTGATCCTCGCCCCGACCGTTCTCATCGGTTTGCTGCTGAGCATCTTCTTTGTCGTCCACCGCTATAACGATTTACAGCGGCAGCTGGAAGATGCGGGAGCGAGCATCATTGAGCCGCTCGCCGTCTCCAGCGAGTATGGGATGAACCTGCAAAACCGTGAATCCATCGGCCAGCTCATCAGCGTGCTGCATCGCCGTCACTCCGAGATCGTGCGCGCCATATCCGTGTATGACGAGCACAACCGTCTGTTCGTCACGTCGAATTTTCATCTCGATCCTGCCGAGCTGAAAATCCCGGACGGTTCGCCCTTCCCCCGCCATCTCACCGTGCTCCGGCGGGGCGATATTATGATCCTGCGCACGCCCATTATCTCAGAGAGCTATTCGCCGGATGAATCAGCCCTGTCTGACGCCAAGTCCAGCAGCAATATGCTGGGATACGTGGCGCTGGAGCTTGATCTGAAATCGGTCCGGCTGCAGCAGTACAAAGAGATTTTTATCTCGGGCCTGATGATGCTGTTCTGCATTGGCATCGCCCTGATTTTCGGCTGGCGGCTGATGCGCGACGTCACGGGGCCTATCCGCAACATGGTCAACACCGTTGACCGCATTCGCCGCGGCCAGCTCGACAGCCGCGTGGAAGGCTTTATGTTGGGCGAGCTGGATATGCTCAAAAACGGCATTAACTCAATGGCGATGTCGCTGGCGGCCTATCACGAAGAGATGCAGCATAACGTCGACCAGGCGACCTCCGATTTGCGCGAGACGCTGGAGCAGATGGAGATCCAGAACGTTGAGCTGGATCTCGCCAAAAAGCGCGCCCAGGAAGCGGCGCGTATCAAGTCTGAGTTCCTTGCCAATATGTCGCACGAGCTGCGTACTCCGCTCAATGGCGTGATCGGCTTTACCCGCCTGACGCTCAAAAGCGAGCTGAACCCCACTCAGCGCGATCACCTGCACACCATCGAACGGTCGGCCAATAACCTGCTGACCATCATCAACGACGTGCTGGACTTCTCGAAGCTGGAAGCCGGGAAGCTGATCCTTGAGAGCATTCCTTTCCCGCTGCGCAGCACGTTGGATGAAGTGGTGACGCTGCTTGCCCATTCATCGCACGATAAAGGGCTGGAGCTGACGCTCAACATCAAGAACGACGTGCCGGACAACGTGATTGGCGACCCGCTGCGTCTGCAGCAGGTCATCACCAACCTGGTGGGGAATGCCATTAAGTTTACCGAAAGCGGCAACATCGACATTCTGGTCGAGAAGCGGGCGCTGAGTAACAACAAAGTGCAGATTGAGGTGCAGATCCGTGACACCGGCATCGGCATTCCGGAGCGCGATCAGTCGCGCCTGTTCCAGGCGTTCCGCCAGGCGGATGCGAGTATTTCCCGCCGTCATGGCGGCACCGGGCTGGGGCTGGTCATCACTCAAAAACTGGTCAAAGAGATGGGAGGAGATATCTCCTTCCACAGCCAGCCGAATAAAGGCTCCACTTTCTGGTTCCACATTAACCTTGACCTGAACCCTAACGTGCTGACGGACGGCCCGATCACCGACTGCCTGAAAGGGATGCGTCTGGCCTACGTTGAGCCAAACGCGGCAGCCGCCCAGTGTACGCTGGACGTGCTAAGCACCACGCCGCTGGAGGTGATTTACAGCCCGACCTTCTCCGCGCTCGCCGTTGAACATTACGATATTTTGCTGATGGGTATTCCTGTCACCTTTACCGGTGAGTTGACCATGCAGCAGGAGCGCCTGGCAAAAGCCGCGGCGATGACCGACTACCTGCTGCTGGCGCTGCCCTGCCACGCGCAAATCAACGCGGAAGAGCTTAAAAACGACGGGGCCGCCGCCTGCCTTCTGAAACCGCTCACCGCCACACGGCTGCTGCCTGCGTTAACGGAATATTGTCGCCTGAGCAACCAGCCCCTGCCGCTGGTTAACGACGAACACAAATTGCCGATGACCGTGATGGCAGTGGACGACAACCCGGCAAACCTGAAGCTGATTGGCGTGCTGCTGGAAGATCAGGTGCAGCACGTTGAACTGTGCGACAGCGGCGCACAGGCGGTTGAACAGGCTAAACAGATGCAGTTCGATCTGATCCTGATGGACATTCAGATGCCGGGCATGGACGGCATTCGCGCCTGCGAACTGATCCGCCAGCTTCCACACCAGCAGCAGACGCCGGTCATTGCCGTCACCGCTCATGCGATGGCCGGGCAGAAAGAGAAACTCCTCAGCGCCGGGATGAATGATTATCTGGCAAAACCGATCGACGAAGAGAAGCTGCACAGCCTGCTGCTGCGCTATAAGCCCGGGCATATCGGCGGAACCTATACGTTTTCAGCCGAGCCCGCAGAGATTAGCGTCAATCAAAACGCGACCTTCGACTGGCAGCTGGCGCTGCGACAGGCGGCGGGTAAACCGGATCTGGCCCGCGAGATGCTGCAGATGCTGGTCGCCTTCCTGCCGGAAATTCGCAATAAAGTGGAAGAACAGCTGGTTGGCGAAAATCCTGACGGCCTGCTTGAGGCTATTCACAAGCTGCACGGGAGCTGCGGCTACAGCGGCGTACCGAGGCTGAAAAACCTGTGCCAGCTGCTGGAGCAGCAACTGCGGGCAGGTACGCCAGAATCGGAGCTTGAGCCAGAGTTCCTGGAGCTGCTGGATGAGATGGATAACGTCACGCGGGAAGCGATGAAGCTGTTGGGGAACTGA
- the gudD gene encoding glucarate dehydratase yields the protein MSTFSTPVVTSMQIIPVAGHDSMLMNLSGAHAPFFTRNIVIVKDNAGHTGVGEIPGGEKIRKTLEDAIPLVVGKTLGEYKNVLNAVRNAFADRDAGGRGLQTFDLRTTIHVVTGIEAAMLDLLGQHLGVNVASLLGDGQQRSEVEMLGYLFFVGNRKLTPLAYQSQPDETCDWYRVRHEEAMTPDAVVRLAEAAYEKYGFNDFKLKGGVLAGEEEAEAISALAKRFPQARVTLDPNGAWSLEEAINIGKQLKGVLAYAEDPCGAEQGFSGREVMAEFRRATGLPTATNMIATDWRQMGHTLSLQSVDIPLADPHFWTMQGSVRVAQMCHEFGLTWGSHSNNHFDVSLAMFTHVAAAAPGKITAIDTHWIWQEGNQRLTKQPFEIKGGMVQVPATPGLGVELDMDRVMKAHELYLQHGLGARDDATAMQYLIPNWTFDNKRPCMVR from the coding sequence ATGAGCACATTTTCTACCCCTGTAGTCACTTCCATGCAGATCATTCCGGTTGCGGGCCATGACAGCATGCTGATGAACCTGAGCGGCGCACACGCGCCATTCTTTACCCGCAACATTGTGATCGTGAAGGATAACGCCGGGCATACCGGCGTGGGCGAAATCCCCGGCGGCGAGAAGATCCGCAAAACGCTGGAGGATGCCATTCCGCTGGTGGTGGGTAAAACGCTGGGCGAATATAAAAATGTTCTGAACGCGGTGCGTAACGCCTTTGCTGACCGTGATGCGGGCGGGCGCGGGCTGCAAACCTTTGACCTGCGCACCACCATTCACGTTGTAACCGGTATCGAAGCCGCAATGCTGGATCTGCTGGGCCAGCACCTGGGCGTGAACGTCGCCTCTCTGCTGGGCGACGGGCAGCAGCGCAGCGAAGTGGAAATGCTGGGCTATCTGTTCTTCGTCGGCAACCGCAAGCTGACGCCGCTGGCGTATCAGAGCCAGCCGGACGAAACCTGCGACTGGTATCGCGTTCGTCATGAAGAGGCGATGACCCCGGATGCGGTGGTGCGCCTGGCTGAGGCCGCGTACGAAAAATATGGTTTCAACGACTTCAAGCTGAAGGGCGGCGTGCTGGCTGGTGAAGAAGAAGCCGAGGCCATTTCGGCGCTGGCTAAACGTTTTCCACAGGCACGCGTCACCCTGGATCCGAACGGTGCCTGGTCTCTGGAAGAAGCCATCAACATCGGCAAACAGCTGAAGGGCGTTCTGGCTTATGCGGAAGATCCGTGCGGTGCGGAACAGGGGTTCTCTGGCCGGGAAGTGATGGCGGAATTCCGCCGCGCCACAGGCCTGCCGACCGCAACCAACATGATTGCCACCGACTGGCGTCAGATGGGGCATACCCTGTCGCTGCAGTCTGTCGATATCCCGCTGGCTGACCCCCATTTCTGGACGATGCAGGGATCGGTTCGCGTGGCGCAGATGTGCCATGAGTTCGGCCTGACCTGGGGCTCACACTCCAATAACCACTTCGATGTCTCGCTGGCGATGTTTACCCATGTTGCGGCTGCTGCGCCTGGCAAGATCACCGCTATCGATACCCACTGGATCTGGCAGGAAGGCAACCAGCGTCTGACTAAGCAGCCGTTTGAAATTAAGGGCGGGATGGTGCAGGTCCCTGCCACGCCGGGCCTGGGGGTCGAGCTGGACATGGATCGCGTTATGAAAGCCCATGAACTGTATCTCCAGCACGGCCTCGGCGCGCGCGATGATGCCACCGCGATGCAGTACCTGATCCCGAACTGGACATTCGACAATAAGCGCCCGTGCATGGTACGATAA
- the rlmD gene encoding 23S rRNA (uracil(1939)-C(5))-methyltransferase RlmD — MAQFYSAKRRVTTRQIITVEATELDPFGQGVARHNGKALFIAGLLPSERAEITLTEDKRQYARGQVKRRLNDSPERRAPRCPYFGVCGGCQQQHASVALQQESKSRALARLIKHDVDEIIADQPWGYRRRARLSLSYQPKTARLEMGFRKAASSDIVDIRQCPILVPRLEALLPDVHACLSTLDGVRHLGHIELVLANNGPLMVLRHTAALSKKDREKLERFSHSQDLALFLAPQSEILEQVTGEAPWYASNGLRLTFSPRDFIQVNDGVNQQMIATALAWLDVQQSDRVLDLFCGMGNFTLPLAQKAASVVGVEGVEALVAKGQENARENGLQNVTFFHQNLEDDVTQQPWARQGFDKILLDPARAGAPGVMQHIIKLAPKRVVYVSCNPATLARDSEALVSGGYQIQRLAMLDMFPHTGHLESIVLFEHI; from the coding sequence ATGGCGCAATTCTACTCTGCAAAGCGACGCGTGACGACGCGTCAGATCATAACTGTTGAAGCCACCGAACTTGATCCCTTCGGTCAGGGTGTTGCACGGCACAATGGCAAGGCTCTGTTTATAGCAGGTTTGCTGCCATCGGAACGAGCAGAAATCACCCTGACGGAAGATAAGCGCCAGTATGCCCGTGGGCAGGTGAAACGCCGTTTGAATGATAGCCCTGAACGCCGCGCACCACGTTGCCCGTACTTTGGCGTCTGCGGTGGCTGTCAGCAGCAGCATGCGAGCGTTGCCCTTCAGCAGGAGAGCAAAAGCCGCGCGCTGGCGCGCCTTATCAAACACGATGTTGACGAGATTATCGCCGACCAGCCCTGGGGCTACCGCCGCCGTGCCCGTCTGAGCCTCAGCTACCAGCCCAAAACAGCACGTCTGGAGATGGGTTTTCGTAAAGCGGCCTCCAGCGATATCGTGGATATCAGGCAATGCCCCATTTTGGTGCCCCGTCTTGAGGCATTGCTTCCGGACGTGCACGCTTGTCTCTCTACGCTAGACGGCGTGCGTCATCTGGGACATATCGAACTGGTGCTGGCGAACAACGGTCCGCTGATGGTGCTTCGCCATACCGCTGCGCTGTCGAAAAAAGATCGAGAAAAACTGGAACGCTTTTCGCATTCACAGGATCTCGCCCTGTTCCTTGCGCCGCAAAGCGAGATACTGGAGCAGGTTACGGGAGAGGCCCCCTGGTACGCCTCAAACGGGCTACGCTTAACGTTCAGCCCACGGGATTTCATCCAGGTGAATGACGGGGTGAATCAGCAGATGATCGCTACCGCACTGGCCTGGCTGGACGTGCAACAGAGCGACCGCGTGCTCGACCTGTTCTGCGGAATGGGGAACTTCACCCTGCCGCTGGCGCAGAAAGCTGCCAGCGTGGTTGGCGTGGAGGGCGTAGAGGCGCTGGTGGCGAAAGGCCAGGAAAATGCCCGAGAGAACGGGTTGCAAAATGTGACATTCTTTCATCAAAATCTTGAGGATGATGTCACGCAACAACCCTGGGCAAGACAGGGCTTTGACAAGATCCTGCTCGACCCGGCCCGCGCCGGTGCGCCGGGGGTCATGCAACATATTATTAAACTCGCGCCAAAGCGTGTGGTCTATGTTTCCTGTAATCCGGCAACGCTTGCCAGAGACAGCGAAGCATTAGTGAGCGGGGGTTACCAGATTCAGCGTCTGGCAATGCTGGACATGTTCCCGCACACTGGTCATCTGGAATCGATCGTGT
- the gudP gene encoding galactarate/glucarate/glycerate transporter GudP — protein sequence MSTLSQAASGAEKRTNARYWIVVMLFIVTSFNYGDRATLSIAGSEMAKDIGLDPVGMGYVFSAFSWAYVIGQIPGGWLLDRFGSKRVYFWSIFIWSMFTLLQGFVDIFSGFGIIVALFTLRFLVGLAEAPSFPGNSRIVAAWFPAQERGTAVAIFNSAQYFATVIFAPIMGWLTHEVGWSHVFFFMGGLGIVISFIWLKVIHEPNQHPGVNKKELEYIAEGGALINMDQKSEKVKVPFSQKWAQIKQLVGSRMMIGIYLGQYCINALTYFFITWFPVYLVQARGMSILKAGFVASVPAICGFVGGVLGGVISDWLMRRTGSLNIARKTPIVLGMLLSMTMVFCNYVSAEWMIIGFMAMAFFGKGIGALGWAVMADTAPKEISGLSGGLFNMFGNISGIVTPIAIGYIVGTTGSFNGALIYVGVHALVAVLSYLVLVGDIKRVELKPVAERG from the coding sequence ATGAGTACATTAAGCCAGGCCGCGAGCGGCGCTGAAAAGCGCACCAACGCTCGCTACTGGATAGTGGTGATGCTGTTTATCGTCACATCCTTCAACTACGGCGACCGCGCCACGCTGTCGATTGCCGGTTCCGAAATGGCAAAAGATATCGGGCTTGATCCGGTCGGCATGGGTTACGTCTTCTCGGCATTTTCATGGGCCTATGTGATCGGCCAAATCCCTGGCGGCTGGTTGCTCGACCGTTTTGGCTCCAAACGCGTTTATTTCTGGTCCATCTTTATCTGGTCGATGTTTACCCTGCTGCAGGGCTTCGTCGATATCTTTAGCGGCTTTGGCATTATCGTTGCGCTCTTTACCCTGCGCTTCCTGGTGGGGCTCGCGGAAGCGCCTTCCTTCCCCGGCAACAGCCGAATTGTGGCGGCCTGGTTCCCGGCGCAGGAGAGGGGCACGGCGGTGGCGATCTTTAACTCGGCCCAATACTTCGCCACGGTGATCTTCGCGCCGATCATGGGCTGGCTGACGCATGAGGTAGGTTGGTCACACGTCTTCTTCTTCATGGGCGGGCTGGGGATCGTCATCAGCTTTATCTGGCTGAAGGTTATCCACGAACCGAACCAGCATCCGGGCGTGAACAAGAAGGAGCTGGAGTACATTGCGGAAGGCGGGGCGCTGATCAACATGGATCAGAAATCCGAAAAGGTAAAAGTACCGTTCAGCCAGAAGTGGGCGCAGATCAAACAGCTTGTCGGATCGCGCATGATGATCGGGATCTATCTTGGCCAATATTGCATTAACGCCCTGACGTACTTCTTCATCACCTGGTTCCCGGTTTATCTCGTGCAGGCTCGCGGCATGTCGATCCTCAAAGCGGGGTTTGTCGCCTCGGTTCCGGCGATCTGCGGATTCGTCGGTGGTGTGCTGGGCGGCGTAATTTCCGACTGGCTGATGCGCCGCACCGGCTCGCTGAATATCGCCCGTAAAACGCCGATTGTGCTCGGTATGCTGCTCTCCATGACCATGGTGTTCTGTAACTACGTCAGCGCAGAGTGGATGATTATCGGCTTTATGGCGATGGCCTTCTTCGGCAAAGGGATTGGCGCGCTGGGCTGGGCGGTGATGGCGGATACCGCACCGAAAGAGATCAGCGGCCTGAGCGGTGGCCTGTTCAATATGTTCGGCAACATTTCCGGGATCGTCACCCCAATCGCCATCGGCTACATCGTCGGCACGACCGGCTCATTTAACGGCGCGCTGATTTACGTTGGCGTGCATGCCCTGGTCGCAGTACTGAGCTATCTGGTGCTGGTAGGGGATATCAAACGTGTTGAACTGAAACCTGTTGCGGAGCGTGGATGA
- a CDS encoding glycerate kinase — MKIVIAPDSYKESLSALEVATAIENGFRDIFPTAEYVKLPVADGGEGTVEAMVAATGGRIVPVDVTGPLGERVDGFYGLSGDEQSAFIEMAAASGLERVAPSKRNPLITTSWGTGELIRHALDAGVKHIIIGIGGSATNDGGAGMVQALGAKLLDAHGQPVGQGGGELANLARIDVSELDRRLADCRIEVACDVTNPLTGEEGASAIFGPQKGATPEMIVTLDNALEHYAQVIARDLDIDVLHLAGGGAAGGMGAALYAFCGAQLRQGIEIVTDALHLDEQVADADLVITGEGRIDSQTIHGKVPVGVARVAKRYNKPVIGIAGSLTADVGVVHDHGIDAVFSVIYTICSLEDALENASENVRMAARNIAAVLKVGQAF; from the coding sequence ATGAAAATTGTTATCGCACCGGACTCCTACAAGGAAAGTTTGAGCGCTCTTGAGGTAGCGACAGCGATAGAAAACGGTTTTCGCGACATTTTCCCGACGGCTGAATACGTCAAACTCCCGGTGGCGGACGGCGGCGAAGGCACCGTTGAAGCCATGGTCGCCGCCACTGGAGGGCGCATTGTCCCTGTAGACGTGACGGGGCCGCTGGGTGAACGGGTAGACGGATTTTACGGCCTGTCCGGCGACGAGCAGAGCGCGTTTATCGAAATGGCGGCGGCGAGCGGGCTGGAACGTGTCGCACCGTCTAAGCGCAACCCGCTGATCACCACGTCGTGGGGCACGGGCGAACTCATCCGCCACGCGCTGGATGCGGGCGTTAAGCATATTATTATCGGCATTGGCGGCAGTGCGACCAACGACGGTGGCGCGGGCATGGTGCAGGCGCTGGGCGCAAAACTGCTGGACGCCCACGGGCAACCTGTCGGACAGGGTGGCGGTGAGCTGGCTAACCTGGCGCGCATTGACGTGAGTGAGCTCGATCGCCGCCTGGCGGATTGCCGGATCGAGGTGGCCTGCGATGTCACCAATCCGCTGACCGGCGAAGAGGGCGCATCCGCGATCTTTGGCCCGCAGAAAGGGGCCACGCCGGAGATGATCGTCACCCTGGATAACGCGCTGGAGCATTACGCGCAGGTCATCGCCAGGGATTTAGACATCGACGTGCTGCACCTTGCGGGTGGCGGTGCGGCAGGGGGAATGGGCGCTGCGCTTTACGCCTTCTGCGGTGCCCAGCTTCGTCAGGGGATTGAAATCGTCACCGACGCGCTGCACCTGGATGAACAGGTAGCGGACGCGGATCTGGTGATTACCGGCGAAGGGCGAATCGACAGCCAGACTATCCACGGTAAAGTGCCCGTTGGGGTAGCCAGAGTCGCGAAACGCTATAACAAACCGGTTATCGGGATCGCCGGCAGCCTGACAGCGGACGTCGGTGTGGTGCACGATCACGGTATCGACGCGGTATTCAGCGTGATTTACACCATTTGCTCGCTGGAAGATGCGCTGGAAAACGCCAGCGAGAACGTCAGGATGGCCGCCAGAAACATCGCGGCGGTACTGAAAGTGGGGCAGGCATTTTAG